Proteins encoded together in one Bombiscardovia nodaiensis window:
- a CDS encoding DNA-binding response regulator produces MSVEQDGASQPIRVVIADDQELVRAGFAMVIGSQPDMEVVGQASQGEQAVSLVQQVHPDVVLMDVRMPGMDGLEATRQISQLSPAPASASQGQNPADCQELTHVIILTTFDLDEYVMAAIKAGASGFLLKDTEPETLLASIRTVYQGNAIIAPSATKRLIEHMAQGPSPLPDADQAAPVATDQAEENSSAEPFYQDPELKELTEREQEVLVEIAHGLSNQEIASKLFISLPTVKTHVAHILQKIHARDRVQAVVFAYDNKLV; encoded by the coding sequence GTGAGTGTAGAGCAAGACGGGGCCAGTCAACCCATTCGCGTGGTCATTGCCGACGACCAGGAGCTGGTGCGCGCCGGTTTTGCCATGGTCATTGGCTCCCAACCCGACATGGAAGTGGTGGGGCAAGCCTCCCAGGGTGAGCAGGCCGTGAGCCTAGTGCAGCAGGTCCACCCAGATGTGGTGCTGATGGACGTGCGCATGCCTGGCATGGATGGTCTGGAAGCCACCCGGCAAATTTCCCAGCTCTCCCCCGCGCCAGCAAGCGCATCCCAGGGCCAAAACCCTGCGGATTGCCAGGAGCTGACCCACGTTATTATTTTGACTACCTTCGACTTAGACGAATATGTGATGGCGGCCATCAAGGCTGGGGCCTCGGGATTCTTACTCAAAGACACCGAGCCCGAAACCCTTCTGGCCTCTATTCGCACGGTCTACCAGGGCAACGCCATCATTGCCCCCTCCGCCACCAAGCGCCTGATTGAGCACATGGCACAGGGCCCCAGTCCCCTGCCAGACGCAGATCAGGCTGCCCCGGTCGCCACTGATCAAGCGGAGGAAAATAGTAGCGCAGAGCCCTTCTACCAGGATCCCGAGCTCAAGGAACTGACCGAGCGCGAACAGGAGGTGCTCGTGGAGATTGCCCACGGGCTGTCCAACCAGGAGATTGCCAGCAAGCTCTTCATCTCCCTGCCCACGGTCAAGACGCATGTGGCGCACATCTTGCAAAAGATTCACGCCCGCGACCGGGTGCAGGCGGTCGTCTTCGCCTACGACAACAAGCTGGTCTAG
- a CDS encoding sensor histidine kinase yields MGKVKELWQALAGWWKHHLLVRDGLLALFLTFLFTESTAAAVMADGIIFPASSETAMLFSFLLGLPLVFRRRWPEPAAQAFIAICIAQLLIGPGLIMCDVLGLVMLYSVLAYGRRDHSRRYVLTAITLTVLTALCNALSYDLGPLFHFTLLPGTRAFYAENNRGSCRLEPGNTVLNACGPSIAMRLVMYLIMYGLLLLLVIVLAFWNRSRKQALTAIRERNAAIEYQQQEQARLAASAERARIARDMHDVVAHTLSIVIVQSDAGRYAGATNPAVALDVMGTIRREASRALGDMDRLFGTFAEGGRESSPQGTVGERATSAQADSFKASTNTDLSTAHALPAAEPEPTCAAGAEEANTYSGIDDLVRQARLASPDLTLERSIEGTPEPGELGAQASLAVYRCVQESLSNIRKHAGPQAHALIREYWSADGLRLLVSDDGRGAAEQMENPNHQGYGLVGMRERLSAVGGQLTAGPQLGGGFCVDASIPFTTARTAGSLASGRGGLSPQGELSTAGTVNDINTGFSGESSPQVNPAHQVKLNKIERLARWSSQHYLAVDILLAVPFLLLMVLSNSTLLSVDTNVWPTRNTVPIGAIVAESIAIGLPLMFRRRLPNLSAALIAGVSAIELLTVPWISTVNILVLVSIYSAIAYGRGKTRLWVPLTILGGLALMFVRLRVEFEYSSPSILAFLLGDRGGSLAAIAGSPKENAAIVFIATAITCACAVLLGLWRRASGSSLILQKEREQALREGEARGQILAANAERARIGAQIQAEVTTTLSQVIDRADAGIAMIRSGQKSGDGPSAAAIDQAFEVIGREGRTALARMRRLLDILRQTGSSAASEEERQQEPALQLHPVQARQVSSARSPRSLATSAPVD; encoded by the coding sequence ATGGGCAAGGTTAAAGAGCTGTGGCAGGCGCTAGCGGGTTGGTGGAAGCACCACTTGCTCGTGCGCGACGGCCTGCTGGCCCTATTCCTAACCTTCTTATTCACTGAATCCACGGCAGCAGCAGTGATGGCAGACGGTATTATCTTCCCGGCCAGCAGCGAAACTGCCATGCTGTTTAGCTTCCTGCTGGGGCTGCCGCTCGTCTTCCGTCGCCGCTGGCCCGAGCCTGCCGCGCAGGCGTTTATCGCTATCTGCATTGCTCAGCTTCTAATAGGCCCTGGGCTGATTATGTGCGACGTGCTGGGCCTCGTAATGCTCTACTCCGTGCTCGCATATGGGCGGCGAGACCACAGCAGACGATACGTATTGACCGCTATAACCCTGACCGTCCTCACCGCGCTCTGCAACGCTCTATCCTACGACTTGGGCCCTCTCTTCCATTTCACCCTCCTGCCGGGCACCAGGGCCTTCTACGCTGAAAACAACAGAGGAAGCTGCCGACTAGAGCCAGGAAACACGGTACTGAACGCCTGCGGACCCAGCATAGCCATGCGCCTGGTGATGTACTTAATCATGTACGGTCTGCTGCTTCTGCTTGTGATTGTTCTCGCCTTTTGGAACCGCTCGCGCAAGCAGGCCCTGACCGCCATACGGGAGCGCAACGCCGCTATCGAGTACCAGCAGCAGGAGCAGGCCCGCCTGGCTGCTTCGGCTGAGCGAGCTCGCATTGCCAGAGACATGCACGACGTGGTGGCCCACACGCTCTCGATTGTGATTGTGCAGTCCGACGCGGGGCGGTACGCGGGCGCTACCAATCCGGCTGTCGCCTTGGACGTGATGGGCACCATCCGCAGGGAGGCTTCCAGGGCCTTGGGCGACATGGACCGGCTCTTTGGAACGTTTGCGGAAGGCGGACGGGAAAGCTCCCCGCAGGGGACCGTCGGCGAAAGAGCTACGAGCGCACAGGCAGATTCGTTCAAAGCGTCGACCAACACGGACCTATCCACCGCTCATGCACTACCCGCAGCCGAGCCAGAGCCCACCTGCGCCGCTGGAGCTGAAGAGGCCAATACTTACAGCGGTATTGATGACCTGGTGCGCCAGGCCCGACTCGCTTCGCCAGACTTGACCCTGGAGCGCAGCATCGAGGGCACGCCCGAGCCTGGTGAGTTGGGCGCGCAGGCCTCCCTGGCGGTCTACCGGTGCGTCCAGGAGTCCCTGTCCAACATCCGCAAGCACGCTGGTCCCCAGGCTCACGCACTGATTCGCGAATACTGGTCGGCAGACGGCCTGCGCCTGCTGGTGAGCGACGACGGCCGCGGTGCTGCGGAACAGATGGAGAACCCCAACCACCAGGGCTACGGGCTGGTTGGCATGCGGGAGCGTCTGAGCGCTGTGGGAGGTCAGTTGACCGCCGGACCCCAGCTGGGAGGCGGCTTCTGCGTGGATGCCAGCATCCCCTTTACTACAGCGCGCACGGCTGGCAGCCTAGCCTCAGGCAGGGGTGGGCTCTCGCCACAGGGCGAACTTTCAACGGCAGGAACGGTAAACGATATAAATACTGGATTTTCAGGCGAGTCGAGCCCGCAAGTCAACCCTGCCCACCAGGTCAAGCTCAACAAAATCGAGCGCCTGGCCCGGTGGTCGTCTCAGCACTACCTGGCCGTCGATATCTTACTGGCTGTGCCCTTCCTCCTCCTGATGGTCCTGTCCAACTCAACCCTCCTCTCCGTGGACACAAATGTGTGGCCCACCAGGAACACAGTGCCTATCGGGGCAATTGTCGCTGAGAGCATCGCCATAGGTCTGCCGCTCATGTTTCGCCGCCGCCTGCCCAACCTCTCCGCAGCGCTCATAGCCGGCGTATCCGCCATAGAGCTCTTGACCGTCCCCTGGATTTCCACCGTCAACATCCTTGTGCTCGTCTCCATATACTCAGCCATTGCCTACGGACGCGGCAAAACTCGCCTGTGGGTGCCTCTGACAATCCTGGGCGGACTCGCACTCATGTTCGTCCGCCTGCGGGTCGAATTCGAATATAGCTCGCCCAGCATTCTAGCCTTCCTCCTAGGCGACCGGGGTGGAAGTCTGGCCGCCATCGCTGGCTCCCCCAAAGAGAACGCTGCGATTGTATTTATAGCGACAGCCATCACCTGCGCTTGCGCTGTATTGCTAGGTCTGTGGAGGCGGGCCTCGGGCTCGAGCCTCATCTTGCAAAAGGAGCGCGAGCAGGCCCTGCGGGAGGGGGAAGCGCGCGGGCAGATCCTCGCCGCCAACGCCGAACGGGCGCGTATCGGCGCGCAAATTCAGGCCGAAGTCACCACCACCCTGAGCCAGGTGATTGACCGGGCCGACGCCGGTATCGCTATGATTCGCTCCGGCCAAAAGTCTGGAGACGGGCCTTCCGCCGCCGCCATCGACCAGGCTTTTGAAGTGATTGGCCGCGAAGGCCGGACCGCCTTAGCCCGCATGCGCCGACTCTTGGACATCCTCCGTCAGACCGGTTCCTCCGCGGCCAGTGAAGAAGAGCGGCAGCAGGAGCCAGCCCTCCAACTCCACCCGGTTCAAGCCCGCCAAGTCAGCAGCGCCAGAAGCCCCAGAAGCCTTGCCACTAGTGCCCCGGTGGACTGA
- the pap gene encoding proline iminopeptidase — MQAKHLASYYIPGLYVEEASIGVPLDWSGLRPGQEIGSGESLRLFYRVLCAPEHAHDDLPLLVYFQGGPGGESPRPLNPASDPWIGEAVQHFRLVLPDQRGTGRSSIVDGASFARVGGPQAQAAYLRHFLADSIVRDFEHLRLTAFEGQRWVSLGQSYGGFLTLAYLSAFPEGLAACFTTGGIPHVPANAREVYKHTFPRMKAKSELFYQRYPQDQERVAAIADYLSSHETRLPSGDPLTPERLQTLGADFGKKPSFERLHWLLDTAFIGGDGSVPAGGINLSQPFLAGLEQATASMPLYWPLQEFIYADGECGPIRWAAQQVRDQSPEFSSAARPLLFTGEAIFPWMFEQEQALRPFRDAVSLLMEEGSWPRIYDADQLARNEVPLQAAVYYNDMYVDRDLQMDTLSRIGASHAWVTSEYEHDGLHEGGVFSKLLDMARRRGDLAGLL; from the coding sequence ATGCAAGCCAAGCATCTGGCATCCTATTACATACCGGGGCTCTACGTAGAAGAAGCCTCGATTGGCGTGCCTCTGGACTGGTCGGGCTTGCGGCCTGGTCAGGAGATCGGCTCGGGCGAGAGCTTGCGGCTCTTTTATCGGGTGCTCTGCGCCCCCGAGCACGCCCACGACGACCTGCCGCTTTTGGTCTATTTCCAGGGTGGTCCTGGCGGCGAAAGTCCCCGGCCCCTGAACCCTGCCAGCGACCCTTGGATTGGCGAAGCGGTCCAGCATTTTCGGTTGGTCTTGCCTGACCAGCGGGGGACAGGCCGCTCCTCGATAGTGGACGGCGCTTCCTTTGCGCGAGTAGGTGGACCGCAGGCTCAAGCCGCTTACCTGCGCCATTTCTTGGCGGACTCTATTGTGCGCGACTTCGAGCACCTGCGGCTGACCGCTTTCGAAGGCCAGCGCTGGGTCTCGCTCGGCCAGTCCTACGGCGGTTTCCTGACCCTGGCCTACCTCTCAGCCTTCCCCGAGGGCCTGGCTGCCTGCTTCACCACCGGCGGCATCCCGCATGTGCCGGCCAACGCCCGCGAGGTTTACAAGCACACCTTCCCGCGGATGAAGGCCAAGAGCGAGCTCTTCTACCAGCGCTATCCCCAAGACCAAGAGCGCGTCGCTGCCATCGCCGACTACCTGTCCAGCCATGAGACCCGCCTGCCCTCTGGTGACCCGCTCACCCCGGAGCGCTTGCAGACCTTGGGTGCCGACTTTGGCAAGAAGCCCAGCTTTGAGCGCCTCCACTGGCTGCTCGACACTGCTTTTATCGGTGGCGATGGCTCAGTGCCCGCTGGCGGTATCAACCTTTCTCAGCCCTTCTTGGCGGGTCTTGAACAGGCCACTGCGTCCATGCCGCTCTACTGGCCTCTGCAGGAGTTCATCTACGCCGACGGGGAGTGTGGGCCAATCCGCTGGGCCGCCCAGCAGGTGCGCGATCAAAGCCCCGAATTCTCCAGTGCAGCCCGGCCCCTCCTCTTTACCGGCGAGGCAATCTTCCCCTGGATGTTCGAGCAGGAGCAAGCCTTGCGCCCCTTCCGCGATGCGGTGAGCCTGCTGATGGAAGAGGGCTCCTGGCCGCGGATCTACGACGCTGACCAGCTGGCCCGCAACGAAGTGCCCCTCCAGGCTGCCGTCTACTACAACGACATGTATGTGGACCGGGATTTGCAGATGGACACGCTCTCCCGCATTGGGGCTTCTCACGCCTGGGTAACGAGCGAGTACGAGCACGACGGCCTGCACGAGGGAGGTGTTTTCTCCAAGCTGCTGGACATGGCCCGCAGGAGGGGAGACCTGGCAGGTTTACTGTAG